CGGTCAGGCTCTGGTTGCCGTCCGCGCACGCGACCGTGAAGGTCCCGGGACTGGCGACCGGCTCGCCGACGCAGTCGAGGATGTAGGTCACTGCGGCCCGGGCGGCGACAGCCGGATCGGTCGGCGTGCCGGACCGGCTGCCGGAGCCCGCTCCGGGCTTCGCCGTCACCGGCTTCTCGTCCTCCACGCCACAGGCGGCGAAGGCGCCCAGGGCGAGGAGCACACTGCCGGCGAGGGCGGCGGTACGGCGGGTGCGGGTGTGTCTCATGGTGCTCCGTTCTCTCGGTGGGCCGGCGGATGTCACCGGCCCGACCAGGATCGCGGGTCCGCCTCACACCAGGCCGGCACGGAGGTCACAGGACCCTCACAGTGACCACCGACTCCCGGGCGACGTACCGATATATCGCTTTGTCCCCTTGTTGCTTTGTCGACATGTCGCTTGCGGGCCGGGTCGCCTGCCTCGGGCAAGTAACACGCCGTCCGCCGGACTACCCGGCCGTTCTCCGCAGCGGGCCCGGCGATTTCGGGGGATTTGTGCTGAGAACCGCCGACCAGTCCAGTGGACGGCGTGTTACAGCGGCTCCCCGCCCGCCCGGCGTTCCACGTGAAACAGGGCGCGTCCCCGTGTGGGGACGCGCCCTGGACGGTGACCGGGAGGCGGGTCAGACCGGGCGATCACTGCGGTTGCGCGGGTCGATCAGGTCGACGATGCGCTGGAGGTCGCCGGTGTTGGCGAACTCGATGCTGATCCGTCCCTTGGCCTTGCCGAGGTCGATCTTGACCCGGGTCTCGAGCCGGTCGCCCAGTCGCTCGGAGAGCTCGCCCAGACCGGGGGCCTGCGGCTTCGCGCGGCGCGGGCGTGGCGTCGTACCGGCGATGCCGTCGCCGACGGCGACGATCTCCTCCAGGCCGCGCACCGAGATGCCCTCGGCGACGACCCGCTGCGCCAGCCGGTCCTGCTGCTCGGCGTCCGCGACCCCGAGCAGGGCCCGGGCGTGGCCCGCGGACAGCACGCCGGCACCGACCCGCCGCTGGACGGCGGGAGACAGCTTCAGCAGCCGCAGGGTGTTGCTGATCTGCGGGCGCGAGCGGCCGATCCGCTGGGCGAGCTCGTCATGGGTGCAGGAGAAGTCCTCGAGCAGCTGCTGGTAGGCGGCCGCCTCCTCGAGGGGGTTGAGGTTGCTGCGGTGCAGGTTCTCCAGCAGCGCGTCGCGCAGCATGTCGGTGTCGTCGGTCTCGCGGACGATCGCGGGGATCGTGGTGAGCCCGGCCTGCTGGGTGGCCCGCCAGCGACGCTCGCCCATGACCAGCTCGTAGCTCTCGGGCCCGGTCTTGCGCACGACGACCGGCTGCAGGAGGCCGATCTCCTTGACCGAGTGGACCAGCTCGGCCATCGCCTCCTCGTCGAAGACGGTGCGGGGGTTGACCGCATTGGGGGCGATCTGCTCCACGGGCAGTTCGGCGAAGTAGGCACCCTCGACGGGCCGCAGAACCGAATCCGCGATCTGAGCGCCGTTCGAGGGGCCGGTGGACCCGGGGTCCGCCGATGCGCCAGAAGTCGCTCCAGCGGCAAAGTCCGCATCCTGGGCGTTCGGGTTGACATCCTCACCCGCCGCCGGGGCGGATACGGGCGGCGTCGGCGCGGTCGGGATCAGCGAGCCGAGACCGCGGCCGAGACCGCGACGGGGTGCGTTGCTGTTCACGCCATGCTCCCTCGGGTGACGATCTCGCGGGCGGCCTCGAGGTAGCTCAGCGCGCCCGGCGAGCCCGGATCGTAGGTCATCACGGTCTGACCGTACGACGGCGCCTCCGACACCCGCACCGAGCGGGGGATCGCGGTCTTGAGCACCTGGTCCCCGAAGTGCTCGCGCACCTCGTGGGCCACGCCCGCCGCGAGCCGGGTCCGGGCGTCGAACATGGTCAGCACGATCGTCGACACCGCGAGCTCCGGGTTGAGGTGCGCGCGCACCATGTCGACGGTCGCGAGCAGCTGGCCCAGGCCCTCGAGCGCGTAGTACTCGGCCTGGATCGGGATCAGCATCTCCGCGCCCGCGACGAGCGCGTTGAGGGTCAACAGACCCAGCGAGGGCGGACAGTCGATGAAGACGTAGTCGAACCGGTCCTCGCCGACCGCGGCGGCGGTGCCGACGCGGGGATGCGCGTCGAGCGCCTTCTTCAGCCGCTGCTCCCGGGCCACGACACTGACCAGCTCGATCTCGGCACCGGCCAGGTCGATGGTCGCCGGGACCACCCACAGGCCCGACGCGTCGGGGCAGGGCTGGGCCAGGTCGGCGATCGCCGTACCGTCGACGAGCAGCTCGTACGACGACGGCGTGCCCTGCCGGTGCTCGATGTTGAGAGCCGTCGACGCGTTGCCCTGCGGGTCGAGGTCGATCACCAGCACCCGCTGCCCCAGTTGCGTGAGCGCGGCGGCCAGGTTGACCGTGGACGTCGTCTTGCCCACGCCACCCTTCTGGTTGGCGACGACGAAGACCCGGGTCTCGGCCGGTCGGTCGAGCTCCTCCTGCGGGATGCCCGCGCGCACCATCACCGTCGCCTGGGCCGCCCGGGCGAGGGGAGTGAGATCGTCGTCGTAGCCGGCGGCACGCTCCGCGAGCTGCGCGGCCGTGACCGGACCACTGCTGGCGGTCGGCGTCGTTTCACGTGGAACGTCACCCACCGGGGCCTCGGTTTCACGTGAAACCCGACCTGCGGACGCCGAGCCCGGCTCGACGGCTGCCTGTGGATAACCGGTGAGGTTCTGTGGAGACTCACGCTCAGTACCTGCCTCCGGACCGGTGGAAAACCCGGGACCGGAACCCCATGAGTCGCTCACGACTTCCTCCTCTTCCTTCGCGACGAGCCACCGCGTGATCCCCGAGGAGCACGCTGGCCACGAAGCGGCAACGATACGCGGGCCGGGTCGGCCCACGACAGACGGACGATGCGAATCGGCTCGACGGCGCCCTCCGCCGCGAGTTCGGCACCCAGCTCCTCGACGACGGCCGGCGCGCAGCCCAGTCGGCGACAGGTCTCCGCCGCCGCGGCCACCTCGTCGGCGGCACTGCTGCCCTTCATCGCCAGCAGCGCGCCCTGGGGTGCCACGAGCGGCATGCACCAGGTCGCCAGCTTGTCGAGTGCCGCGACAGCCCGGGCGGTGACCACGTCGTACGTCGCGACGCCGTGGACGGCATCGGCCCGTCCCCGGATCACGGTGACCTGCTCGAGCCCGAGGCGCTCGACCGCTTCCTCGAGGAAGGTGGTCCGGCGCAGCAGCGGCTCGATCAGCGTCACCCGCAGGTCGGGCCGGGCGATGGCGAGGACCAGCCCGGGCAGCCCGGCTCCGGACCCGACGTCGGCGACCGTGGCGTCGGCGGGCAGGGCGGCGGCCAGCAGGCCGCAGTTGATCAGGTGGCGCTCCCAGAGCCGGGGCGTCTCGCGGGGGCCGATCAGACCGCGCACGACCCCGTCGGTCGCGAGCAGATCGGCGTACTCCTGCACGAGCGCGAGGCGGTCAGCGGAGAAGACCTCCGCCAGGACCGCCGGGGGAGCGGGGAGGGCAGGCACCCCCGGGTCCGCCCGGTCCTCAGGACCGGGGGACACCGGGGGTGCGGTGTCGTCGTCGTGTTTCACGTGAAACGTCGACCCGTCCGGGTCGCTCAGGCCGGGAGCACCACGACGTAGCGGCGCGGCTCGACGCCCGCCGACTCCGAGCGCAGCCCGGCCGCTGCCACGGCGTCGTGGACGATCTTCCGCTCGAACGGCGACATCGGGTCCAGGGACACCGGCGTGCCCGACGCGGCGACCTCGGCCGCGGTCTCAGCGCCGAGCTGGGTGAGTCGGGTGCGCTTGTCCGCGCGGTAGCCCGAGACGTCCAGCATGAGTCGCGAGCGCTCCCCGGTCTCCCGGTAGACCGCGAGCCGGGTCAGCTCCTGCAGCGCCTCCAGGACCTTGCCGTCGCGGCCGACGAGCTGGCTGAGGTCGGCGCCGACGATCGAGACCGCGGCGCGGTCCGCCTCCACGTCGATGTCCAGGTCGCCGTCGAGGTCGGCGATGTCGAGCAGCTCCTCGAGGTAGTCCGCGGCGATATCGCCCTCCTGCTCGAGGCGGCTCACCCGGTCGCCCCCGGTGGCCTCGGCCGGCGCGGAGTCCTCGGCGGTCTCGTCCGCAGGACCGGCCGTCTCCTCAGCCGTCTCCTCGGTGACCTCGTCGGTCCCGCTCACGACATCGGTCTCGATCTCGTCGCTCACTTGCTGTCTCCCTCGTCGTTCGTGGTCTCGTCCTGGCCCGCGGGCGGCGTCTGGTTGGCCTGCCCGCCGGGCTTGTTCTGGGGGCCGCCCTTGCGCTGTGAGCGGCTCTGGCGGCGCGGCTGCTGCCGGGTCGAGGGACGGCGCTCCTCCTCGACCTTCTCCTCGACAGCGGTCTCCGTCGTGCCGTGGCCGTGGCGGGCCGCCTTGGCCTTGTCGCGCTCCTCCTTGGCCTTGAAGGCCGGGGTGCCGGGAGCGGGGTTGTTGCGGATGACGTAGAACTGCTGGCTCATCGTCCACAGGTTGGAGGTCGTCCAGTAGAGGAGGACACCGATCGGGAACGCCACACCACCGAGACCGAAGGCGACCGGGAGGATGTAGAGCAGCATCTTCTGCTGCTGGGCATAGGGGCCGCTCATGGCCTCGGCCGGCATGTTCTTGGCCATCAGCTGACGCTGGGTGAAGAAGGTGGTGGCGGTCATGGCGAGCACCAGGATCAGCGCGACCACCATGACGGTGCCGTTGGGCTCCTCGCCCCAGGTGCGCGATCCCCAGAAGGAGTCGGCGATCGGGATCTTGCCGAAGATGTCGGCCTGGCCGAACTGCTTGGCCCGCTCGACGTCGAGGAAGCCGTGCGCCTTGCCGCTGCGCGCCGCCTGGTCGAGCAGCCGGAACAGGGCGAAGAAGATCGGCATCTGCAGCAGGATCGGCAGACAGGAGGCGAACGGGTTGGTCCCGGCCTCCTTGTAGAGCTTCATCGTCTCCTCGGCCAGCTTCTGCCGGTCGTGGCCGTACTTCTTCTGCAGCTCCTTCACCTTGGGCTGCAGCAGCTGCATGTTGCGGCTGGACTTGATCTGCTTGACGAACAGCGGGATCAGCGCGGCCCGGATGACCAGGGTGAGGCCGATGATCGACAGCGCCCACGACAGGCCGCCGGCGGGGTCCAGCCCGATGGCCGAGAACAGCTCGTGCCAGCCGATGAGCACCGCGGAGATGATGTAGTACAGCGGCACCATGATGAAGTTGCCGATGTCGCCGATGATGCCCACTGATCAGGCTCCTTGCTGGGAGGGATAGCGCGCGGCGGTCGCCGGGCGAGGTTCGGAGTCGCGCTCGGCGCGGGTGGGGGTGGGGTCCTCGTCGTGCTGGTGGCCGCGCCGCGGGGGGACGTGGTCGACACCACCGGGGGACCACGGGTGGCAGCGCAGCAGCCGGCGCATCGCGAGCCAGCTGCCGCGGATCGCGCCGTGCACCTGCAGCGCCTGGACGGCGTACGCCGAGCACGACGGGTAGTAGCGGCAGGTCGGCCCGAGCAGCGGGCTGATCAGGAGCTGGTAGCCGCGCACCAGGCCGACGAGGACCCACGTCACCGGGTTCATCGCGCCTCCTGCCCCTGCGTGCCCACGCGGTGCAGACAACGGTCCAGGTCGACGCACAGTTCCGCGTACGACGCCGCGGCCGCCGCGGCCTGGGCCCGCACGACCAGCACGGCGCCCGGCGGCAGGTCCGTGAGCATCGGCCGCACGGCGTGGCGCAGCCGGCGCTTCACCCGGTTGCGGACGACGGCGTTGCCGACGGCCTTG
This region of Nocardioides sp. L-11A genomic DNA includes:
- a CDS encoding ParA family protein → MVRAGIPQEELDRPAETRVFVVANQKGGVGKTTSTVNLAAALTQLGQRVLVIDLDPQGNASTALNIEHRQGTPSSYELLVDGTAIADLAQPCPDASGLWVVPATIDLAGAEIELVSVVAREQRLKKALDAHPRVGTAAAVGEDRFDYVFIDCPPSLGLLTLNALVAGAEMLIPIQAEYYALEGLGQLLATVDMVRAHLNPELAVSTIVLTMFDARTRLAAGVAHEVREHFGDQVLKTAIPRSVRVSEAPSYGQTVMTYDPGSPGALSYLEAAREIVTRGSMA
- the yidD gene encoding membrane protein insertion efficiency factor YidD produces the protein MNPVTWVLVGLVRGYQLLISPLLGPTCRYYPSCSAYAVQALQVHGAIRGSWLAMRRLLRCHPWSPGGVDHVPPRRGHQHDEDPTPTRAERDSEPRPATAARYPSQQGA
- a CDS encoding R3H domain-containing nucleic acid-binding protein, with protein sequence MSRLEQEGDIAADYLEELLDIADLDGDLDIDVEADRAAVSIVGADLSQLVGRDGKVLEALQELTRLAVYRETGERSRLMLDVSGYRADKRTRLTQLGAETAAEVAASGTPVSLDPMSPFERKIVHDAVAAAGLRSESAGVEPRRYVVVLPA
- a CDS encoding ParB/RepB/Spo0J family partition protein, producing the protein MNSNAPRRGLGRGLGSLIPTAPTPPVSAPAAGEDVNPNAQDADFAAGATSGASADPGSTGPSNGAQIADSVLRPVEGAYFAELPVEQIAPNAVNPRTVFDEEAMAELVHSVKEIGLLQPVVVRKTGPESYELVMGERRWRATQQAGLTTIPAIVRETDDTDMLRDALLENLHRSNLNPLEEAAAYQQLLEDFSCTHDELAQRIGRSRPQISNTLRLLKLSPAVQRRVGAGVLSAGHARALLGVADAEQQDRLAQRVVAEGISVRGLEEIVAVGDGIAGTTPRPRRAKPQAPGLGELSERLGDRLETRVKIDLGKAKGRISIEFANTGDLQRIVDLIDPRNRSDRPV
- the rsmG gene encoding 16S rRNA (guanine(527)-N(7))-methyltransferase RsmG yields the protein MPALPAPPAVLAEVFSADRLALVQEYADLLATDGVVRGLIGPRETPRLWERHLINCGLLAAALPADATVADVGSGAGLPGLVLAIARPDLRVTLIEPLLRRTTFLEEAVERLGLEQVTVIRGRADAVHGVATYDVVTARAVAALDKLATWCMPLVAPQGALLAMKGSSAADEVAAAAETCRRLGCAPAVVEELGAELAAEGAVEPIRIVRLSWADPARVSLPLRGQRAPRGSRGGSSRRKRRKS
- the yidC gene encoding membrane protein insertase YidC encodes the protein MGIIGDIGNFIMVPLYYIISAVLIGWHELFSAIGLDPAGGLSWALSIIGLTLVIRAALIPLFVKQIKSSRNMQLLQPKVKELQKKYGHDRQKLAEETMKLYKEAGTNPFASCLPILLQMPIFFALFRLLDQAARSGKAHGFLDVERAKQFGQADIFGKIPIADSFWGSRTWGEEPNGTVMVVALILVLAMTATTFFTQRQLMAKNMPAEAMSGPYAQQQKMLLYILPVAFGLGGVAFPIGVLLYWTTSNLWTMSQQFYVIRNNPAPGTPAFKAKEERDKAKAARHGHGTTETAVEEKVEEERRPSTRQQPRRQSRSQRKGGPQNKPGGQANQTPPAGQDETTNDEGDSK
- the rnpA gene encoding ribonuclease P protein component, coding for MLAADHRLTEPDLFRSASRRGRRAGSRTLVAHLLLPDGQQVVGMSGVRVGFVVSKAVGNAVVRNRVKRRLRHAVRPMLTDLPPGAVLVVRAQAAAAAASYAELCVDLDRCLHRVGTQGQEAR